GAAGGCGTTGCGCTCGAATTCGGCCTGCTGGGCCCTGAAGGCGGCCTTTCTCATCTGCCCCACCAGGTCCTGCAACGAATCGAGGCGCCCTTGACGGAGCGCCTCTCTCTGGCCGAGGGCGATTCCGACCACTTCGAGAAGGGCCGACGCCTCCTCCTCAAGGAGGAGAAGCATGTCGGCGGCGGTCACGGGCTCATCACTCCAGGTCTCCCAGAAGTCCCGCCTCAATGAGGCGCGAGGCCAGGCCGAGGGAGTCGACGCGGTAGGTGCCGCTCTCGATCTGATCTTTCAGCTCCCGGACCTTGTCGACGCGGACGTCGGGAATCGTTCTGAGCTCGCCGAGGGCCTTGGTCAGCTCGCGCCCGAAGGCGCTGACCTCGAGGCCGTCGCTCCCGCCTCCCTCGGCGGTTCCTTCCGCCTGGCTCTTCTGGCCCGTCCTGCGCTTGACGGGGTCGATGGCCCCGACGCCGTAGACTTTCTGGATGCGGTCGATCATGACAATCCCCCCACAGTCTTCCACTCTCAGTCAGGTTATCGGCCTAGACCGCCGCCCTCTTTAGCGTTCCAGCTTCTCCCGGCGGCGGCGGAGGACGAACATCTCGGCCGAGGAACGGCGACTCTCCCCTCCCAGGGCCTTGAGGCATTTGGCGCAGATGTGACCGCCTTCGCAGGCCTCCCCGCAGATCTGGCAGCGGCCCGTTCCCGTGCCGGGCCCGACGATCTGGAGGCGGCCGTCATCCTTGAGGGCCTGGATCTTGCGCTCATCGATACCCATTACGAGGGCCAGCTCGGGGACGTTGGGGGTGAAACGGGGGTGGTCGCGAAGGAAGTTGCGGACCTCGACGAAGAGAAGGTCGAGTTCGTCGCGGCAGGCCCCGCAGATCTGACGCCCTCCCTGGTAGACGTAGGCCTTGGAGCAGATGGTGCAGTTGCGAAGCTGGACGGTCATCGTCATTCCTCCCCTTATGTTTTCCCATCCTCGAGAGAGCGGCCTCTCCTCGCAAGGGGATCTTTTTTCACAGAAACGACGGGAGGCGAAGGCCCTTCCCGCATCGACGCCCGCCCCCACGAGTCCGTCAGGCCTGGTCCGACGATCGCCGATCAATATCCTTTTATGCTATCCAAAAGAAATCCCTTGCCATTGAAGTCGAATTTCCAGCCTCATCGACCAGGCCCGATCGGCCTTTCCCCGGGGAAATCCAGCAGACTCCCAGCCCGACGATCGCCGATCTAGGCTCTTTTATGCCATCTGAAAGAAAACAGTTATCCTCGAAGGCCCGCTCCCAGTTCCGTCGATCGGGCCTCAGCGGCCTTTTGTCGGGAAAGTCCAGCAGGCTCATAGCCCGACGATGGCCGATCTCTATCCTTTCATGCTATCTGAAAGGAAGCATTTGCCATCGAAGTCAAGTTTGAAGCCCTCTCGATCGGGCCTCAGCGGCCTTTCCCCGGGAAAGTCCAGCAGACTCATAGCCCGACGATGGCCGATCTCTATCCTTTCATGCTATCTGAAAGGAAGCATTTGTCATCGAAGTCACGTTTGAAGCCCTCTCGATCGGGCCCCAGCGGCCTTTTGTCGGGAAAGCCCGACAGGCTCATAGCCCGACGATGGCCGATCTCTATCCTTTCATGCTATCTGAAAGGAAGCATTTGTCATCGAAGTCAAGTTTGAAACCCTCTCGATCGGGCCTCAGCGGCCTTTTCCCGGGAAAGTCCAGCAGACTCTTCGGGACAGATTCCGTCGGATCCACGGATTCGAGTTCCCTTCGAATCGCCTCGC
The DNA window shown above is from Aminithiophilus ramosus and carries:
- the flgM gene encoding flagellar biosynthesis anti-sigma factor FlgM gives rise to the protein MIDRIQKVYGVGAIDPVKRRTGQKSQAEGTAEGGGSDGLEVSAFGRELTKALGELRTIPDVRVDKVRELKDQIESGTYRVDSLGLASRLIEAGLLGDLE